The Tenrec ecaudatus isolate mTenEca1 chromosome 12, mTenEca1.hap1, whole genome shotgun sequence genomic interval GCTGTCTGCATATATCTCTGTGTGCCCAGGAGACCTGCATGTGCCTGTGTGGCTCTGCTGATTTCTATGTGTGATCTGTGCGTGTCTGCATCTGCCTGTGTCAGTGTATGTGAGGTGTGTACATAAATGCATGCATCTGCATGTGAGCTGTGGCTGTGTACATCTGTGTGTGCCCACGCATGGAGCCGCATGGGCTTGTATGGCTATGTTGTATCCGTGTGAGCTGTGTCAGCATTTATCTGTGTGTGCGTGAGCCCTATGCTCAAGGCTGTGTACTCTGCGCTGTGCTCTGGAACGGGAGGCCAGGGTGGCATGTGACAACCCAGGCCAAGGACCCCGGGAACCAGGGAGGAAGTTGTGAAAGGCCGGAAGCTTTCCCGGAGCCTCCCGGGCTGGCTGGAACTCAGACCTGCCCCCTCCTGAACTTGTGTACCCCAGCCTGCCCCTGCCAGAGCTCCATCCCTTATTTACACAGTCACCAGGCCTGCAGCACAGGGACACCAGCTGGTGCCATCGAGCCAGGGCTGCCCCAGGGGAGGTGCGGACACCAGAGGTACCAGATGGAGCGGTGAGGTGCAAGGCCCAGGGCTGGCCAGGTTCCTTCCACACAGGGCTGCTTAGCAAATGGACACAGGCAAGGAAGGCCGCCTACCCTGATTGCAGCCCCCAACGAGGTCACAGAAAACAAGGGGGCAGGGTCAAACAAGGCCTGTTTATTCCCGAGGTGTGCGCATTTGCTATGGCTTACAAGGCAGACAGCGAAGTCGGTCAAGGGCTGGTCACTGGGTCTGCGGGGCAGGGGAAGGCAGAGGCACAGCGAGGGGCCTGTCCAGAGCCTGCCCGTCAGAGGCTCAGGGCCTCTATCCTCCGGCCCCTCAAAGGTCTCTGGTGCAAGAACAGGGCTGGGGGCCAGCTCCTCCAGCCCCAACTGCCTCCCCAGAGCCCCTCGCCCCAACACCCAGCACCCTCCACCCCCCGGAAGTGCCTGGGCCTCTCCTGCagcctgggggctggggaggaaaTGGTTTGCAGAGAACTGCTTGTTTTATTGCAGTTACACGGAGAGTCccggcggggcggggagggggctcaGCTAAGTGGAAACATGTGCCGGCTGGAACACTTGGaggaaaagcaaaaataaattccTTCTCGTCAGCGCCTGCAGCCGGTGCCCACCAGCAAGACCCTGGCTACTCAGCCCCAGGTCCCACCTGGCCCCTCTGGCCTCTCCCTGTGTCTTTTCTCTCCCTGtgtcttttctctccctctctgtctgtcttttctccctctctgtctctcttctctgccttcctccctctccccatcctGCTACAACATGGTCTCAGCACCCTTCGGGCTGGTGGGCGGGTGGGTGGCGGAGGCGGGGACTCGCTGGCTGGTTTTTTGGTGAAGGCAGCGCAGAGCCGCCATGGCTTCCAGGGTGAGGGTGACCCCTCCAGTCCTCCAAGGCTCAGGGAGCACAGTGCAGGGCTGGGAGCCGCCTTCTCCTCTCCAGGTCCCTCACCCGGCCCGGCGGCGGCGAGATCAGAAGTTGCTGAAGATCTCTCGCTTGCGGCTCCAGTCCATGGGCGGGGCGCGCTTGTTCACGCGAGTGGCCCGCGCCTTCTCCTTGGCCTCTGCCGCTGTGGGGCTCAGGTGCAGGCCACTCTCCTGGAAGGGGTCCCGCTTCCAGCCGCTGCCGTCCTGGGGCAAGGGAGGCCAGGTGAGCCGTGCACAGAGCCCGGCTCGGCTGCCTCCGCTGATTGGCTCTCTGCCTGCTGGAGGccgtgccccccacccctgcccagacCCCTGTCTGAGGCATGAAGGACTATAGTAGGGGCGGGGCCACTCACCTCCACGTCCCTGTCTGCACCTGGCAGGTCACTTCGAGAAGAGCATGCTGAGCTGCCGTTGAACTGGGAAAGCAGGGACATGGGGTGGCCTCAGGGACCCGCAGGTGTGCACATacccgcgcgcgcgcgcgcgcgcgcacacactcgCCTCCCAGGCTGCCATCCTAACCACAGTGGCAGAgccggggagggggggcggcAGCTGCGATGATTGCACATTCTGCATTTCCCCCGGCCCATCCCCACCGTGACCTCCTCCCGCAGGGCTCTCCTAGTGTGCAGACCCCAAAAGCGCCCTGGCAACTGCTGAGCTCATCTCTCACCTGGGCAGGGCTGGTCCCATTGGAGATAGGGGATGGCAGTGGACCTGCAGGACAGAATGTCAGTGCCCTTCCCCAGGTCTCCCTACCACGCCCTGGCCTCCCACTCCAGCCCCACACCCCCATGGCACCCCAGCTCCTGCCCTCCAGGCCAGGCCTGCCCAACCCACCGCTCCCTCTCTAGCCCCGCCTCTGCCCTCAGGCCCCGCCTCCGGGCCTACCTTGCACGTGCTCCTCAGTGGGTGTGACCCGCAGCCGCTTGAAGTGCTCGTCAGTTTCGGGGTCCACAACAAGCAGCCGGGCCTCATCCTCGCGGGCCTTGATGCTGGCCACGACCTCAGCATGACGCAGCCCCTCCACGTTCTGCCCGTTCACCTGTCACCAGCCCAGCATCAGCTCCACCCAGAGCGGCCCGGCCAGCTGGTGGCAGACACTCAGCTTCTGGCCTCTTTCCCCGGGGTCCCTCCCCTAACCCAAGGGGAGCAGCCTCAACATGGACGTACAGCAGAGGAAGGCTTGACACCCCCAGGACATGTGGTGAACGTGACACTGATACTTAAGGAGGTGGGGGGACTGGATACTGACACCCACTTACACAGGGGGCACTTGACATTGATATAGGTGggccttgaaaccaccagcacctccgtGGGGAACCTGGACACTgatagatgggggtgggggctcatGATACCTACACCCACTGGGTGGGGGGCTTGGCACCAACAATACACATGGACACTGACACACATAGAAACAGACATGCACATGTACGAAGAGGGACACAGGCAGGACACCCATAGACACATGCAGGTAACGACATAAGTGGAGTCTGAGAAACCTGGGGTACCTCGATAAGCCGGTCCTGGGCTTGAAGGCCGGAGTGGGCAGCGGGCGAGCCTGGGTCCACAGAGCGGATGTACTGGCCTGGCCTGGACTTGTCACTGTGTAGGTTGAACCCATAGCCCTGGGGGCCCTTCCGCAGGTGACAGAGCCGGGGACGAAGCTCTCTTGGGGGCCCATTCACGTCCTGTGGGGCACCATGGGCCCAGGGTCACCACCAAGCAGCCGCTGCCCCAAGCCAAACTGGGACCCAGTTCTCACTGCCAGGATGCCACCCTGCTAGGACCca includes:
- the NHERF2 gene encoding Na(+)/H(+) exchange regulatory cofactor NHE-RF2 isoform X2, with the translated sequence MARFGAATLPAPAPGSPPRSPPQALIQDVNGPPRELRPRLCHLRKGPQGYGFNLHSDKSRPGQYIRSVDPGSPAAHSGLQAQDRLIEVNGQNVEGLRHAEVVASIKAREDEARLLVVDPETDEHFKRLRVTPTEEHVQGPLPSPISNGTSPAQFNGSSACSSRSDLPGADRDVEDGSGWKRDPFQESGLHLSPTAAEAKEKARATRVNKRAPPMDWSRKREIFSNF
- the NHERF2 gene encoding Na(+)/H(+) exchange regulatory cofactor NHE-RF2 isoform X1; this translates as MAEPPPLRPRLCRLVRGEQGYGFHLHGEKGRRGQFVRRVEPGSPAEAAALRAGDRLVEVNGVNVEGETHHQVVQRIKAVEGHTQLLVVDKETDAELHRRQLTCTEDMAQRGLPPAHDPWEPKPDWEAAGSLGSEAGGKDVNGPPRELRPRLCHLRKGPQGYGFNLHSDKSRPGQYIRSVDPGSPAAHSGLQAQDRLIEVNGQNVEGLRHAEVVASIKAREDEARLLVVDPETDEHFKRLRVTPTEEHVQGPLPSPISNGTSPAQFNGSSACSSRSDLPGADRDVEDGSGWKRDPFQESGLHLSPTAAEAKEKARATRVNKRAPPMDWSRKREIFSNF